From the Chloroflexota bacterium genome, the window ATTCCCACGCGCAACCTTGTTCCGCGGCGGGGCGATCTTTCATGATGTAGACGGACGCGCCGCCGATGATCGTGCCGGCTTTTTGGAACGCGGCTTCATCGGGACGCGGCAAGAAACCGGTGCCGAGTTCGAATTTGCCCTGTGCCGCATTGAGGCGCGAGCGCAAACCAGCGGTGGATTCGATCATCATCGCGGTCTGTTGGGCGTCGAACGCCTTTTGCGTGTCCGCAGTCGGGCGACCAAAGTTACCGAAGACACCCGCGTCGTACCCTTCTTTCCACCACTGCAAAATCTTGACGCCTTCGGGCGAGTTGAACGTGGCTTTCGTCGCGCGCGCATCGCGCCCGTTGCCGTTGTCGAGGTACAATCCACCCGACGCGGCGAGGAGTTGTTCAAAGAACCAGCCATAGATCGCCATCGAGTAACCGTACATCGCGACCTTGCCATCCGCGCCTTTCTTGGTCAGCTTTTTGGCATAGTCCAGCACTTCGGCGTAGGTGCGCGGCGGTTTGTTCGGATCGAGACCCGCGGCTTTGAACGCGTCCTTGTTGTAGTAGAGCATCGGGTTCGAGGTGTTGTACGGCATGCCGTACAGTCTACCGCCGACCGAGTAGTACGCGAGCACGTTCTGCTCAAAGTCCTTCAGGTCGAACTTGTCTTTGTCAATGAAATCCTGCATCGGCGCGATCACTTGCAGGTCAACCAAAACCTGGGTCGCGAGATCGAACTGTTGCACGACCGCCGGCACGTCTTTCGATTGCAAGCCGGCTTTCAACTTGTTGAGCGAATCGTCGTACGATCCCTGGAACACCGCTTCGCCGACGCACTTGTTTTGCACCGCGTTGAAGCGTTTCATCATTTCGGCAATCGCTTCGCCGTTCGTGCCACCCATCGAATGCCAGAACGCGAACTTGGCTGACGCGGCGGCAGGCGCGCTCGTGGCAGCCGCGGGTGCGCTGGTTGCCGCGGGTGCGGCAGGCGCTTTGGTCGGTTCAGCGGGTGCGGCGCAGGCAACGACGAGCGCCAACACGACGAGCAACGCACTAATCAACATCCAACGTTTCATTTTCTCTTCTCCTCCTTGAGAGAATCATTTAGAAGCATAGCGTCTCGGCTATGCTACCCACGAGTAGTTTAGGCGTACTGGTGTAGCTGTTTGGAGTGAGCACCTCCTTGTAAGTTATGGGATGAGTAACACTTTGCCGATCGCCGCGCGGCTTTCGAGGAATGCGTGCGCGTCGGCGGCGTTGACGAGTGGAAATGTTTTCGCGATTTGGACGTTCAGTTTGCCAGACTGCATCCACGCAAACAAATCATTCGCGCGGCGCAGAATCTCGGCGCGCGTGGCGGTATAATGCGCGAGCGTCGGACGCGTGAGAAAGAGCGACCCTTTCGCATTGAGAATTTGGGGATCGAGCGGCGCGACGGGTCCGCTGGCTTGACCGTACAGGACCAGATAACCACGCGGGCGCAGGCAGTTCAGACTTTTATCGAAGGTGGTCTTGCCGACCGAATCATACACGACGTCCACGCCCTTGCCATCGGTCAGGCGTTTGACCTCGACTTCGAAATCGTTTTGCGCGTAATTGATGACCGTGTCCGCGCCGGCTTGTTTGGCAACGCGCGCCTTTTCTTCCGTCGAGGTAGTGCCAATGACGCGCGCGCCGCATTGCTTGGCGATTTGCACGAGCAACGCGCCGACGCCGCCTGCCGCCGCATGCACGAGCGCCGTGTCGCCGGGTTTGAGCGGAAATGTATCGAACGCGAGATAGTGCGCGGTCATTCCCTGCAACATCAACGCCGCGGCTTGTTCAGCCGTGATGCTGCTGGGAACCGGCACCGCGCGCCACGCCGGAATCACCGCGAATTCGGCGTACGATCCCAGCACGGAGGTGTACGCCACGCGATCACCCGGCTTGAGGTCGGTCACACTCGCGCCGACCGCGTCCACCACCCCCGCGGCTTCTTGCCCGAGCGTGAACGGTAGCGGTGGTTTGTACAGCCCCACGCGTTGGTACGTATCCACATAGTTGATCCCCACCGCTTCGATCTTGACGCGCACGTCGCCGTTGCCCGGTTCCGGTTTGGCGACCTCATCAAGTTTGAGAGCGTCGAGACCGCCGTGTTGATGGATGCGAATGGATTTCATCGTTACAAAGTTCCCTTATTTCCCTCATTTCCCTCATTTCCCTTGCTTCCTTTTGATGGAGAATTGAGGG encodes:
- a CDS encoding ABC transporter substrate-binding protein, with the protein product MKRWMLISALLVVLALVVACAAPAEPTKAPAAPAATSAPAAATSAPAAASAKFAFWHSMGGTNGEAIAEMMKRFNAVQNKCVGEAVFQGSYDDSLNKLKAGLQSKDVPAVVQQFDLATQVLVDLQVIAPMQDFIDKDKFDLKDFEQNVLAYYSVGGRLYGMPYNTSNPMLYYNKDAFKAAGLDPNKPPRTYAEVLDYAKKLTKKGADGKVAMYGYSMAIYGWFFEQLLAASGGLYLDNGNGRDARATKATFNSPEGVKILQWWKEGYDAGVFGNFGRPTADTQKAFDAQQTAMMIESTAGLRSRLNAAQGKFELGTGFLPRPDEAAFQKAGTIIGGASVYIMKDRPAAEQGCAWEFVKFTVSPEIQAYWHTASGYYPVTKKSYDVKEDQEWVAKYPQFKTAVDQLHAAPNNRFTQGALTGVMPAARQRTELAIEEVIAAKSTPQQALDAAANDVTKLITDYNKTAPK
- a CDS encoding quinone oxidoreductase; this encodes MKSIRIHQHGGLDALKLDEVAKPEPGNGDVRVKIEAVGINYVDTYQRVGLYKPPLPFTLGQEAAGVVDAVGASVTDLKPGDRVAYTSVLGSYAEFAVIPAWRAVPVPSSITAEQAAALMLQGMTAHYLAFDTFPLKPGDTALVHAAAGGVGALLVQIAKQCGARVIGTTSTEEKARVAKQAGADTVINYAQNDFEVEVKRLTDGKGVDVVYDSVGKTTFDKSLNCLRPRGYLVLYGQASGPVAPLDPQILNAKGSLFLTRPTLAHYTATRAEILRRANDLFAWMQSGKLNVQIAKTFPLVNAADAHAFLESRAAIGKVLLIP